A stretch of DNA from Sphingomonas ginkgonis:
GCGCGGCGAGGTGCCCGCCCTGCTGCGTGGTTTGGACTGGCGCGGGCATCAGCTCGGGCCGCCGGAGAACTGGCCACCGGAGCTGAAGACCGCGGTGGCGATGATGCTGGGCAGCCAGCAGCCGATGTTCCTCGTCTGGGGTCCGGAGCGCGTCTACCTCTACAATGACGCGCTGCGGGTGCAGCTCGGCGACCGTCATCCGGCGGCGCTCGGGCGCGACTGGCTCGAGGTGTGGCCGGAGCGGCGCGAGCGGCTGCTCGGCCTGCTCGCCTGCCTCTCCGAGGGAAAAACGGTGACCCAGTCCTCCTACGAGGTGGTCACCGAACACAACGGCCATGCCGAGAAGGCGACCTACAGCTTCAGCTTCTCGCCGATCGCCGGCGCCGAGGGGCGACCCGGCGGTTACTGCTGCTTCGTCTCGGAGATCACCGACCGGCTGTCGACCGAGCGCAAGCTGGCCGATGCCGAGAAACGGCTACGGACCGAGGAGGAGCGGGTCGAGCTCGCCCAGCAGACCGGCGCTATCCTCGGGACTTGGGACTGGGACATCGCCAACGATGTGGTGATCGCCGACCAGCGCTTCGCGCACAGCTTCGGGCTGGACCGGGCGGAGTGCGAGGCGGGACTGCCGATCGATCGCTATCTCGAGTCCATTCACCCAGACGACCTGCAAGGCCTGGAGGCGGCGATCGCCGCAGCGCTGGTCGAAGGGGATCGCTTCACCCATCGCTACCGGGTTCGCCGGGCCGACGGCGAGTTCCAGTGGGTCGAAGCGCTCGGCCGGGTCGAGCGAGAGGCGGACGGTAAGGCCAAGCGCTTTCCCGGCGTGCTGCTCAACATCGAGGAGCGGCGGCGCCAGCAGCTCGCGCTGCAGGAGAGCGAGGCCAAGTTCCAGGCGATCGCAAACTCGATCGACCAGATGATCTGGGTCACCCAGTCGAACGGCTATCACGAATATTACAACGACCGCTGGTACGAATATACGGGCGTCTCGCGCGGGTCGACCGACGGGGAGGAGTGGAACGGCATGTTCCACCCCGACGACCAGGAGCGGGCCTGGGCGGTGTGGCGCCACTGCCTGGAGACGGGCGAACCCTATCACATCGAATATCGCCTGCGGCACCGGTCGGGCGAATATCGCTGGGTAATCGGCCGCGCGCAGTGCCAGAGGGACGAGCAGGGAGCGATCGCCCGCTGGTATGGTACCTGCACCGACATCCACGACCAGCGGATGGCCGAGGAGGAGCTGCTCCGGACCAGCTCGCTGCTGCGGCTGATCGGCGAGAGTACCCCCGATCTTATCTACGCCAAGGACCGCGACGGGCGCCTGCTCTATGCCAACCCGGCAGTCGGCCGGGCGCTCGGGCGCGAGAATGTCATCGGGCTCAATGCCTATGACTATGCGGTCGACCGCTCGGAAGCAGACGCGATCATGGAGAATGAGCGCCGTATCATGGAGAGCGGCGAGACAGTGGAACGCGACGAGCTGCTGACCTCGGAAGACGGGATGCAGCGGTATTTCCGTACGACCAAGGCCCCGCTGCGGGCGAGCGACGGCACCACCATCGGGATCGCGGCCATCACCGAGGACGTCACCAAGCGGCGCATCGCCGAAGAACGCGAGCGGCTGCTGGTGCAGGAGGTCGACCATCGCGCCAAGAACCTGCTCGGGGTGGTCCAGTCGGTCGTCCAGCTCACCCGCGCCGAGACGATCGGCGCGTTCAAGGAAGCGGTCGCGGGGCGGATCCAGTCGCTGGCGCGCGCCCACAGCCTGCTCGCCTCCGAACGCTGGGACGGCGTCAACCTCCGGTCGCTGATGATCGAGGAACTGGCCGGGTTCGACCAGGCCGGTCGGGTCAGCATCAGCGGGCCGGCCCTGCGGCTGCGGCCGGCGGCATCGCAGGCGCTGGCGCTATGCGTCCACGAACTCGCGACCAACGCGGCGAAATATGGCGCCCTGTCGGTGCCGGGCGGGACGCTCGAGGTGCACTGGGAGATCAGCCGGCCGGACGGCGCGGCGTGGCTCTGCTTCAGTTGGAACGAGCGCGGCGGTCCGCTAGCCGAGCCGCCCTCCCGCCAGGGCTTCGGGTCGACCGTCATCAAGACGTCGATCGAGCGGCAGCTGGGCGGACGGTTGGCAATGAACTGGGAGCGGCATGGGCTCGAGTGCCGGATCGAGATCCCAGCCGACCAGCTTGCCGATGCCGCGCCGTCGAGCGAGGCGGGCGAGGGCGAGACACTCGAGCTGACCGAGGTCCATATGCCGGTCTCGGGCAAGCGGATCCTCATCGTCGAGGACGAGGCGCTGATCTCCATGCAGATCGAGCAGGTCGTTCGTCAGCTCGGCTTCACGGCGCTGGGGCCGGCCGGCTCGGTCGACCAGGCGCTGGAGGTGCTCGCGACGGAGGCGGTGGACGCGGCGGTGATCGATGTCAGCCTGGGCCGGGAGCGGAGCGATCCGCTGGCCGACGAACTGGCCGAGCGCGGGATCCCGTTCGTCGTCTGCACCGGCTATGCGACGCCGGTCAGCCGCTCGGTCGAGAAGGCCGTCGATACGCTTGGCAAGCCGATCGACCCCGCCACGCTGAAGCGGGTGCTCCAGCGGGCGGTATCGGTGAAGCCCTAGGCGGCGGGGAGGAGCCGCTGCTCGCCGGCGAGGCGCAGCAGCGCGGCCTGCAGCTTCTCGAACGCGCGCACCTCGATCTGGCGG
This window harbors:
- a CDS encoding PAS domain S-box protein is translated as MARDLRDGSDVPEAVGFLQGRGEVPALLRGLDWRGHQLGPPENWPPELKTAVAMMLGSQQPMFLVWGPERVYLYNDALRVQLGDRHPAALGRDWLEVWPERRERLLGLLACLSEGKTVTQSSYEVVTEHNGHAEKATYSFSFSPIAGAEGRPGGYCCFVSEITDRLSTERKLADAEKRLRTEEERVELAQQTGAILGTWDWDIANDVVIADQRFAHSFGLDRAECEAGLPIDRYLESIHPDDLQGLEAAIAAALVEGDRFTHRYRVRRADGEFQWVEALGRVEREADGKAKRFPGVLLNIEERRRQQLALQESEAKFQAIANSIDQMIWVTQSNGYHEYYNDRWYEYTGVSRGSTDGEEWNGMFHPDDQERAWAVWRHCLETGEPYHIEYRLRHRSGEYRWVIGRAQCQRDEQGAIARWYGTCTDIHDQRMAEEELLRTSSLLRLIGESTPDLIYAKDRDGRLLYANPAVGRALGRENVIGLNAYDYAVDRSEADAIMENERRIMESGETVERDELLTSEDGMQRYFRTTKAPLRASDGTTIGIAAITEDVTKRRIAEERERLLVQEVDHRAKNLLGVVQSVVQLTRAETIGAFKEAVAGRIQSLARAHSLLASERWDGVNLRSLMIEELAGFDQAGRVSISGPALRLRPAASQALALCVHELATNAAKYGALSVPGGTLEVHWEISRPDGAAWLCFSWNERGGPLAEPPSRQGFGSTVIKTSIERQLGGRLAMNWERHGLECRIEIPADQLADAAPSSEAGEGETLELTEVHMPVSGKRILIVEDEALISMQIEQVVRQLGFTALGPAGSVDQALEVLATEAVDAAVIDVSLGRERSDPLADELAERGIPFVVCTGYATPVSRSVEKAVDTLGKPIDPATLKRVLQRAVSVKP